Part of the Arachis hypogaea cultivar Tifrunner chromosome 6, arahy.Tifrunner.gnm2.J5K5, whole genome shotgun sequence genome, tagaTGAATAATGAAATTCTTATCTATATTCAATTATTAGTTGAATTATAAATTGAGTTTTCGGTAATAATATATAGATATCGGTGATTCTACTGAGTTTTGGAGAAAAAGGTACTATTATAAAACTTTTACCGTAATTATttatttgaagttatttttatataaatataataattaaaaattattaaataatattttaattaaataaattaaattatttaataattttaatatattatttttatataaaaatatcttcactgtTTAATGATTTTTagactttttcttatttttatataaaaatatcttcacgGATCGGAGTAGTCACCAAATTTTGTACATTTCATGAAATAAAAACCACGCatataaaagaggagatataaTTAATCAATATCGGAACAAGACGCTTAATAACgtcaaaattaagttttaaatatCTGATTAAACATGTAGTAGTGGTATCATCAGTCATCACGGGTCATATGAAGCGTGAAAACTGTTGTAATCTAGTTGTTAGGAGTTTTTCTTTAAATATGGAGAACTAGTTATTAAACTTAATCCAGTGGTTCACCCAAAATGTGATAAGAATATGTGATGCACAATTTTTGCACTACATGCAAGCAAGACTCTGtagcaaatattttatttattttatagattatCATGTATGTTCAAATAAGTATAAATATATATCAGAATGATTAGAGCTTTCTTTTCCAAATTTTAACACAACTATAAATCTCAATAATTGAAGGATAAAATGTCTGATAATAAAAGTAGAAACACTCTTTAATTATTATAACATGAAAGAGTAAatcacatatataaaataattttcgtTTAACACTACGCGTTTGTTCAAAATGGTCTTCTTTAACAAGCATGCCTCTTGAAGTTGAAGACATTGGGAAATTATCAAACTATTCTAAAAACTTAGACACAAATGCACAATAGCATTTAGGAGACATATGATTGGCagaatatttgtatatttttttatgtaaaattcctAGAGTAAGATTCTTAGGATATGAAAATATTCTCCGAGCCACACAATCTCACATAACATatcctaaaaattaaaaagaaaataaaaaaaagatggcAATGATTTCACAATATCTATATGTTCTAGGTTTTCATGTATGGGCATGCACTTGGGCAGTTAGTTACATTTGAAGATCTATGAAAATTTCTTTCCCAATGAATCAATATCCGTTATCATGattattaaataattgaatatCAAAGTTGATTGGTTGACCAATTTGTTGAATcagtaaaaacaaaaaatgagagTGTACCATTTATATCATCACTTTATGAAAACGCACATGGTTGAACCACGCCGAGCGATGAATGCACTGTGGCATATGGGGCAGTAGCTTAGGTGAAAATACGTGTAAATCTATGAAGGTGGATATATGATATATACGTACAAATTCCATGTTGTGGTATCAATAGATCTTTACATGAAGCTAAGGTAGCTATGGTCAATTCCATGTGGGGTACATGTTTTCATGACTTTTTAAATCAACACATTGAAAACTCATCTCTAAAAAGGAGATGGAGCCATGAGCCACATTCAATCTTCCCTCTTAAATGCCCTTATTACTCACTCCCCACCGACTCTAATAAtattctaaataataataataatataatgttaCTTAGTAACTCTAACCTTATTTCTCGTTGCTAATATAGTATAAAACCGTTCGTAACGCTTGTcggtaattaaattaaatattaataaaatattattataatttatccaaataatactttatatatatacgAAAAAAATTGTGTTAATGTGTCCGTATATTGTGTATGGTGTTGTATGTTGTGAATGTCCATAGGTTAAAAGAGTAACACTATGAGTAGCCGCTATATAATAGGTGATATATTAGAGGCAAAGAAAGGAGTTTAGTTCTCTAAATAACGCACAAGTATTAGCCATTAAAATACTGAAAGAGATATTATTTGAAAACTAACATTCTGTCTGTCTTAATAAAGGAGGCCAAGTAAATCAGAGTTAGATCTTCTGTTAGAAAACCTAATTCCTCTAAAGCAAGCATGGGGGTACGGAAGGCATGTAATTGTTGATTACCTTTTCTAGCAAGTGGTGATGATGGTTTAGTGTTGAAGAATGGTTAGATTTTGCATAGTTCATATTGTCCTCTCTCATAAGAAGGAAGGAGCAAGACCTATGGAAATTGCATTGACAGTGACACAAACTCGCTACTAACACATGCTTTCAGTACATAGCCACAGTTTGACCACATGGTTAAGAATTAATTTGAGGAGCCTCTTAAGAAATTAAAGACACACCCAACTTACAATATTTCAATTATATCATataaattactatattattaatcTTTTTTCATGTCACTAGAGATGTTTTTGTTTTAGCGTTTTTTGGGAGACAATTaagtatcttttaaaaattatttatcattcagaacaagtaattttttataaaaaacaagtaattttctataaaaataaatatttaaattaattaaataatattatttaaatcaaaagGCTAACTAAagaatgaaaatttaaaagacaGATAATATTTTTCGACAAAACATAAAGTGCCATTGTGGTAAAATGACGACAcctcaataaataatttaaaaatgatgaaattttggtaaaagtttaaaaaatcGTATTATTTAAAAGAtgctttatttataaatattttacaagcaATCAAATAACgaaaaaaagtaattttaataaaataacatagTATTGCTAAATTTCCTAACTCTTTACTGGtaacttttaaaaaaagaaaaataaaatagtgatATATTGGGTAGTTGGTTTATCACGAGCTTAGTAACCTTTTTGATATGCATGTACAATATATAGTAATATCCATGATCAATGGTTTTGAATAATTTCATTTGAAAAAAGTACACAAAGTAAAAGGTTTATTATTATTCTGCACGGTGACACAGACTATGTAGTGTAGTATAGTATATAGTGACCATAATAAATCACTATATATTCATCCCTTTGTTCAAATTCAACATTATCTAAACATTCCCCCAAAAGCTAGCAGCAACCCTTACTGAAATCACCCAATGTTATGCACATTTTTATGGTCTTTTCTGCTCTCTTCTGTGCAAATTTCATTAATTGTTACCAGTCCGCTAAATTTGGCAGGACTACTTCCCAAACATTCACTTTTCTTGTTTCCATCGCTCCAGAACccaaaataactaattattagaAAATGTGTAATGATGatgatatacaatttttttttattttttctttttcgtttataTATTctcttaaaatttataatattattttaaaagtaattagatATTGAGTTTCAAGTAATTACACACAGAAATATGTACGTTTCTCATTGGAAAATAATGTCAATTCTTGCTTTCAAATTTTGTGTTCGGTTAATAAATTGGAGATGTcccatttaatttttaataaattaaaagaataataatagaaGATTAGAAGAAAAGTATACCCAGCTTTGCATCCATCCATCCCCATCTTTTCAATTTATTAGATGTTTACAAAAGTCTCATCATGTATAAATTTAATTTAGCCATTGGTGATTGATTATTAGCTTGCTAAGAGATATACATCAAATGATCCAAGCAAAACCCTACAAATAAATTCAATCGAATAAAAGGGTATACGTATACAAGATCAATAATATACTATTCACTTTCCTAATAACTTTGTTGACACAAGCCATGGTGCCACGTGacccataaaataaaatttaaaaaaaaaaaggaagaagagaattAATACATAGTTGAAACTTGAAACTCGTCGCTGACTTTGgtttttctatatataataatattgagtAATAAtggataattataaaaataacagTAGAAAATAAGGGATAGTGAAAGAGTTAGGTGAGAGAGGAAGGGCATGGTAGATGTGAGTGTGTAAAAAATAAAGTGCAATTTAATTTGGGTCTCTCTTAGTGTTTTAAAGTCATCAAGTATATATAAAGCATTCACATGCATTGGTACTATTTGAAAGCTCTTctatctctttctctttctcttttcttctcttgttGTAAAAACTAGTAGCATAAAAGAgaggtgagtgagtgagtgagtgaagagaagaaagaaagatgggaAGGCCTCCATGCTGTGACAAAGTTGGAATCAAGAAAGGTCCATGGACACCTGAGGAGGATATCATCCTTGTCTCTTACATCCAAGAACATGGTCCTGGAAATTGGAGATCAGTCCCTACTAATACtggtaattatatattatatattttaattggaATTGAGTCCATGAATTTGACAATAGAATAACAATGTTAATTATTTGTTGAAAAGGGTTGTCAAGATGCAGCAAAAGTTGTAGGCTAAGGTGGACAAATTATCTAAGGCCAGGAATCAAGAGAGGAAACTTCACTCCCCATGAAGAAGGAATGATTATTCACTTGCAAGCTCTTCTTGGTAACAAGTAATATTCTCCCACATATAacaaattcaattaatatatattattattgtttaatttgttgaattaaaataatatttatttttatatatatagatgggcAGCCATAGCTTCATACCTTCCACAAAGAACAGACAATGACATAAAGAATTATTGGAACACACATCtaaagaagaagctcaagaaattCCAACAACAACAAACAGCGTCCATGGATTCTTCTTCTCATCAGCACCTTCAAGCGTCATCTAAGAGCTTCAGTGACAGAATTTCATCATCAGATAATAAGTCTTCTACTCAGTGTTCATCAATTACCACATCCTATGCATCAAGCACTGAGAACATTTCAAGGCTTCTAGAAGGTTGGATGAGAACTTCTCCAAAaccatcttcatcatcttctccattcatcatcaaaggaggaggaggaccaTCATCAAATCATCATGAGATTGATGaagaaaacaataacaacaacaatgataATAAGGAGGTTCTTCTAGTCAAGTCTGTTTCTATGCCTGCTTTGAATCTTGAgcttcatcatcatcagaatcATCATCAAGACTTTGAATCTATTCTTTCCTTTGAGAATCTCAACACTACTACTGCTTCTTGCTGGGACAAATCTACTTGTGATTCTAtgcctaataataataatcacaaatGTTCTTCAGAACCTGCTGCTGCTACtactttttctcatcatcatcatcatcatgaaattgaggaagaagaagaggactaTGAGGATCAAGAGGAGAGGAAGAATAGTAAGAGTAGGGATAAGAATAATAATGACAATAATAACCCTCCATTGTCATTCCTTGAGAAGTGGCTATTGGATGAGAATGTTGGTCATGGTGAGGAGATCATGGAGTTATCTCCTATCTTCTAATAacattcaaattatatatattcaaaaaaaaaaaaagaaaaaaagaaaagaaaaagaacacacCATTCCCTAAGTTTGGGATATGTGATGTTACTTTAATAATTTCAAAGGAGGATTAAGGAAGTGGAAAGAAGAAGCTGCAAGAGGAGGATAAtggagaaaaagaaggaaaaaaaaaagaagaaatatctTGATCTTTCTGACTAGGGTAAAACTaaatctatctttttcttttctttttcttttattctatatatatatatatatatatatatatattaattactaTTATTATAACTATTATTAGATGTGTTAATTGGAGGTTCTGAGAAGTTTAGGATCTCTATTCAACTTTGTAACTTGATGTTTATTTTACGATGAATTTGGTTTAATTGTTTGCATTTGATAATTAAGTAGTTACTTATATTGCATgttaatctttaatttctttgtagaGAGCTGTAGATAAAGTTATttgttttaactttaatttaGCACAAATACATATGAAGAAGACTTGAGAAACTTTCATGATTGTCAACTCGAATTATGAATAATATTCTGGAATATTTGCTTCAAGGAACACTTCAAAACAATATTAGTTACTAACCTTATTATATATGctgttttaattttctgtttcttctttttcatttttattttaatttaattagttacTTCTGATTAATACAGTGAACTGTGTATGTACTTAACAAGTTACCGGGAAAAATGGAAGATACATAATGAAGAGCACTGTGTTTATTACGGAtccatttaatttcaatttatgaaTCTTGGCAACTAGTTAGTAGCTAGTAGAATATGTATTATCaccctaaaataataataataataataataagtagcaTATATAAAAGACTTCTTGTATGTTCTTACTTTATTAGTAAAAGCTAAGGTTATTGTTTTGATTATATTATGTAGAGTATTCATgacattatatatatttatattaattaataagaaTATAGTTAAACAAAAATCATAGCATCCCATGAAGTTAGAACTTTAGgtataaaataattcaaatataaataatatgataattgtgtaaaaggaattacaatgaaagtaaatcaaaattgaaaaaaaaattttgtgctcttaaaaaaataaatatcttcaaTAATTGATACCGTATAGAGGAGAAAAATATGACGTGACTATAGTGTCCAAGTGTACAATTTAATGAAcataaaaaacatatatatatatatatatatatatatatatatatatatatatatatatatatatatatattctttgttaTTGTCGCCAGGAACTCTTTATTGGCTAACTTTTTCATTGTTAGGCTAAATCATTAgttgaattattaattattaccatATAAATCAAATACACGAAAACAAAGCATGAAATTTGTTTATCAATTTTGGTCATATCAATAATTTAGGGAAAAGGGTACATGAATTTGACACAATAAGAGATCATATTAGCAACAATGGCCAAAAAACAAATGATGGGTAAAAGATCAGAAGAGACCAATGCCACCAAATATCTGGATCGTAATATAAGACTCAACCTATATACTTTACATTATTAATAATCATGAAATTTAACCATGACTTTTTATTTTCATGTGTGAGATGGGGAATATAATGTCATTCAATTTATATATACGATAATATGAATGgtactatatatatattgcataaaattaaataacCCTTGCTAGCTAAAGAGGAAAACATAGCTATATAAGAGAAAAACATTATGCTGTCACGAAATTCTTGCTAGCAAAATAAGGTATATTGACATGCTTGAAAgtccattttttatttattttttccaatTTGGAAAAATTTTTGTATTGGAAGCATGtgatattccttttacttttcgGTGTGAGAAGCTGGCTACCATTGTTATTCTCATGGATGCCATATATGCATATATCTAATCTAATTAACTTTCACAGGATGCAACATAAAATTTGGGTTGGACTATTCTATATATATGCTTTTGTGTGGATCTAGCTAGCAACTATCAAATTAAAGGGAAAAAATGCTGGACCAATCATATGGTGCcacatgtttctttttttttttttgggctccTATTTAATTTAAGATATACTAGCATATACTAGTATAATAATgctgaaaaacaataaatgaatAGTGATTTATATataatgacaataataataacagCAATAATTTGATGTTAAATTTTGTGGATAGCCTCCCTTGACTTTGAGCGTATATTTAATGCAGCAGCTTTGGGACTAAATGCGGCATGTTTTGATTGGCAGTGGACAACTAGAGGTGAGGTGCATCATTTAATAATTTTCTATAATAGAtagttata contains:
- the LOC112696860 gene encoding transcription factor MYB60; amino-acid sequence: MGRPPCCDKVGIKKGPWTPEEDIILVSYIQEHGPGNWRSVPTNTGLSRCSKSCRLRWTNYLRPGIKRGNFTPHEEGMIIHLQALLGNKWAAIASYLPQRTDNDIKNYWNTHLKKKLKKFQQQQTASMDSSSHQHLQASSKSFSDRISSSDNKSSTQCSSITTSYASSTENISRLLEGWMRTSPKPSSSSSPFIIKGGGGPSSNHHEIDEENNNNNNDNKEVLLVKSVSMPALNLELHHHQNHHQDFESILSFENLNTTTASCWDKSTCDSMPNNNNHKCSSEPAAATTFSHHHHHHEIEEEEEDYEDQEERKNSKSRDKNNNDNNNPPLSFLEKWLLDENVGHGEEIMELSPIF